The following proteins come from a genomic window of Clupea harengus chromosome 22, Ch_v2.0.2, whole genome shotgun sequence:
- the tmem109 gene encoding transmembrane protein 109, with amino-acid sequence MAKITCEWILLYLVLHASISLCLVASARQEDAKTAPPGVLLTLREVLSDLSVDTHGYLVSLIGKRAVDTSLQCVRGAVKSLSEDAANILNIISQYITELLSTTGIKVQLPFKQISPEGVLFVTQWALLAVIGYWMLSLLLRLVAGAVWRILWLLKLGGALVLFGWILSDTDASMETRAMWLAGLVAACVLLGVGPRSGLQDHTTNLEEQVRRLEKRLREVERRRKEE; translated from the exons ATGGCTAAAATTACTTGTGAATGGATACTTCTGTATCTTGTTTTGCATGCGTCAATTTCATTATGCTTGGTTGCATCTGCGCGGCAGGAGGATGCAAAGACGGCGCCCCCAGGCGTGCTGCTAACGTTAAGAGAAGTTCTGTCAGACCTTTCAGTGGACACTCACGGTTACCTGGTGTCCCTTATCGGGAAACGGGCCGTGGATACCTCACTTCAG TGTGTTAGAGGTGCGGTCAAGTCGTTGTCAGAGGATGCTGCCAACATTCTGAATATTATCTCCCAATACATCACAGAGCTTTTGAGCACCACAGGAATTAAAG TTCAACTACCCTTCAAGCAAATCTCTCCCGAGGGAGTACTCTTTGTAACCCAGTGGGCTCTTCTGGCTGTGATTGGCTACTGGATGCTGTCCTTGCTCTTACGATTGGTAGCTGGAGCTGTGTGGAGGATCCTTTGGCTCCTGAAGCTGGGTGGAGCCTTGGTACTGTTTGGGTGGATCCTGAGCGATACAGATGCCAGCATGGAAACCAGGGCAATGTGGCTGGCAGGGCTGGTGGCTGCCTGCGTGCTCCTGGGTGTGGGGCCTCGTAGTGGACTGCAGGACCACACCACCAACCTGGAGGAGCAAGTGAGACGCCTAGAAAAGCGGCTCAGAGAAGTGGAAcgcaggagaaaagaggagtga